In the Candidatus Acetothermia bacterium genome, TCGATCGCGGCCAGGGCCCGCTGCTGGGACGGGGTGAGCCGGAATGGGAGGCCGGCCAGGAACCGGTCCATCCATGCGCGGTCCGGGACGAGCGCCCGCCCGGTGGGCCGGTCTTGGGCCCGCCTCCGGACGACCCCGACCTCGAGCAGGAACAGTTCCTCGAACGCGAGCGCCTGCCGCGCCCGCTCGAAGTCCTGGGGGCCGTCCGGGAAGTGGATCTTGGCCATCGCCTCCCGGCGCGGCAGGAGCCCTAGGCGCTGCCGCACCTCCCTCGGCACCACCTCCGGGATCCTTGAGCCGAACCGGTTGAGCGCCCGCCGAATCAGGCCCTGGAGGATGGCCTGGGACAGGCCCTCCGTGGTCGGGTAGATGGGCACCCAACGGCCGGTTTGAACGTTGACCCCTACCCGCTCCCAAACCGGGTTTTCCATCTGCAGCTCCCCGTACCGGAGCTGGGCCCGGCCCCACAGCGCGTATTCCTGACCTTGGTCGATCTGGTCCCATAGCCAGGGCTGGTTGAACCAGATCGCAAACAGAAGCCCGGTCCCGTCGTCCACCGCTACCTTCACGAGCTCCAGGCCCGGCCGCACCTTGACCCGCGACTTCGCCCGTACCACGCCCTGGACCATCGCCGCCTCCCCGTCGCCCACCTCGGCGATGGGCACGAGCCGGGTGCGATCCTCGAGGCGCCGGGGGAAGAAGGTCAGCAGGTCCTCAATGGTGTGGATGCCGAGCCGCCTGAGGAGGCTCAGGCGCTTCGCCCCCACCCCCGGGGCATGGGCGATGTCCCCCGGCCAAACCTCCTCGGCCGGTTCCCCCCGCTCCAGCCGGGCCAGCACCTCCTCGAGGCGCGCGAGAGCCGCCTCCCGGGAGGACGGGTCCAGGGCCGCGTAGCCAGCCACGGAATGGCCGCCCTCCGGGAGGTGACGGCTCACAAAGCCCTCCAGGCCCCCAAGGACGGCGGCATCGGCGCACCCCTTCCGCCGCTCGAGCTCCACCACCTTGCGCACGAGGGCGATCCGCGCGGCGAGGTCCTCCTCCGTTGTCGGCATTATCGGATCCATCTATAATAAACGCCTTCACTGGGAGGACCAAGGGATGGTACGGGTTTATCCGGATCCGATCTTGCGGCGGCCGGCTCAGCCGGTCCAGCCGGGAAGCGACGAGGCGCGCATGGCGGCGACCTCCCTGCGCCGGGCGTTCGCCGAGCTGGAGGCATTGGGGCTCGCGGCCAACCAGATCGGGTTCCCGGTACGGGTGATCATGGTCCGCCTTGGGGACGAGGATCAGGTGCTCCTGAACCCGGCCATTGTGGCGCGGTCGTCCGCGCTCTCCGTGGAGTCCGAGGGGTGCCTGTCCATCCCCGGGGTGGAGGCGGAGGTGCCGCGGGCGGCGGAGGTGGTGGTGCACGCCATGGACGAGGAAGGCCGGCCGGTGGAGCTCACCCTCACCGACCTGGAGGCCCGGCTCCTCCAGCATGAGGTGGACCACCTCGACGGGGTGCTGTACGTGGATCACCTCCCGTTTTCCGAGCGTCGCCGCATCCTGCGCGCGTTCCGCGAAGCCCAGAAACGAAAGGAGCAGGTGACTTCCGCCACGTGACGGTACGCCTCGCGTTCGCCGGCACCAGCCGGTTCGCCGTGCCGGCCCTGCAGGTCCTGGCGCGGCGGTTCGGCCTGGTCCTGGTGGTGACCCAGCCCGATCGGCCCGCCGGACGCGGGCTCCCGCTCACCTCGCCCCCGGTCAAGGAGGAGGCCCAGCGCCTCGGCCTGCCCCTCGTTCAGCCCCGGTCGATCAACGCCCCCGACGTGGTGGAGCGGTTGCGGTCCTTGGACCTCGACCTTTTGGTGGTGGCCGCGTTCGGCCAGCTCCTGCGCCCGGCCGTGCTGTCCCTCCCCCGGCTGGGGTGCGTGAACATCCACGCCTCCCTCCTCCCCAACTACCGCGGGGCGGCCCCGGTGGCATGGGCGATCATCCACGGGGAGGAGGAGACCGGGGTGACCACGTTTCGCCTGGACGAGGGAATGGACACCGGTCCGATCTTGCTCCAGCACAAGGCCGCGATTGGCCCGAACGACACGGCCGGGGAACTGGAGGCGCGCCTGGCGGAGCTGGGTGCGGAGCTGATCGTGGACACGGTGGAGGGCTTAGCTAGCGGCACCCTCACCCCCGTGCCCCAGCCCCCGGAGGGGACGCTCGCGCCGAAGCTCCACCGGGAGGACGGGCGCATCCGCTGGGATTGGGAGACGCGACGCATCCACAATCTGGTGCGGGGCACGAACCCATGCCCCGGGGCGTACACGCACTTCGGGGAGCGGCCGGTCAAGGTCCATCGCACCCGCCCCGTGGAGGAGGGGCGGTCGGACCTCCCCCCCGGGACCATCCTCCCCCGACGGGACCGGCTCCTCGTGGCCACCGGAGACGGGGCATTGGAACTTCTCGAAGTCCAGCCGGCGGGGTGCCGGGCCATGTCCGGCCGGGACTTCCTGAACGGCTACTGCCGGACCGCCGGGGAGCGGTTCGCTTGACCCGGCCGCCACGCCCACAGGGCAAGCGCGGCCACCAAGGCGAGCGCTGCCCCGAGGAAGAACGGGGCTCCCGGGCTAAACCAATCCCATAGCGCCCCGGCGATTACCGACGCCGGCAGGTCCAGCGCCCCCACCACCGTGCTGTACGCCCCGTACGCGGTCCCGCGCAGTTCCGCCGGGACGAGGTCGGCCACGAGCGCCCGCGCCGTACCGTAGGCCGCCCCGTAGTAGGCGCCGTACGCCGCGTACAGGAGCCACATCGTCCACCCCCGGCCCGCCAGGCCGATGCCGAGGTAAATCGCGGCGTAGGCGAGCCACCCTCCCACGATGAGGGCCTTGCGGGGGATCCGGTCGGACAGAGCCCCGGCCGGGGTAGAGACCACGGAGTACACGAGGTTGAACACGACGAGCATCCCCAGGATCCCCAGGACGCTCGCCCCCAAGGACTGGGCCCGCAGCACCAGGAACGCGTCCGCGGAGTTGCCGAGTTCGAACAGGCCCACGATGAGGAGGAACACCCCGAACGGCCGGCCCAGGCCGCGGAACCCCACCCGCACCGCCCCTTTGGCCGCCCTCCGGCTCGTCTCCCGGGCCCCGATGGCCAACACCAGCACCGCGAACACGGCGGGGACCAAGCTGACGAGGACGATCACCTGAAACGTGCGGGCCTGGAGCGCCCCGGCCCCGCCTTGGGTAAACCACACCGCGAGCATCGCCCC is a window encoding:
- the def gene encoding peptide deformylase, which codes for MVRVYPDPILRRPAQPVQPGSDEARMAATSLRRAFAELEALGLAANQIGFPVRVIMVRLGDEDQVLLNPAIVARSSALSVESEGCLSIPGVEAEVPRAAEVVVHAMDEEGRPVELTLTDLEARLLQHEVDHLDGVLYVDHLPFSERRRILRAFREAQKRKEQVTSAT
- the fmt gene encoding methionyl-tRNA formyltransferase; translation: MTVRLAFAGTSRFAVPALQVLARRFGLVLVVTQPDRPAGRGLPLTSPPVKEEAQRLGLPLVQPRSINAPDVVERLRSLDLDLLVVAAFGQLLRPAVLSLPRLGCVNIHASLLPNYRGAAPVAWAIIHGEEETGVTTFRLDEGMDTGPILLQHKAAIGPNDTAGELEARLAELGAELIVDTVEGLASGTLTPVPQPPEGTLAPKLHREDGRIRWDWETRRIHNLVRGTNPCPGAYTHFGERPVKVHRTRPVEEGRSDLPPGTILPRRDRLLVATGDGALELLEVQPAGCRAMSGRDFLNGYCRTAGERFA
- a CDS encoding MFS transporter, translated to MVSKAQLKGLPRNLWAVSITSFLMDVSSEMVLNVLPLFLAGVLGVRTTLIGVIEGVAESTASLLRVGSGRLSDRLRRRKWLAVAGYGISALSKPVLYFASSWAAVAGARWADRVGKGIRTAPRDALVADSVDAGRRGFAFGFHRAADTAGAMVGILGAMLAVWFTQGGAGALQARTFQVIVLVSLVPAVFAVLVLAIGARETSRRAAKGAVRVGFRGLGRPFGVFLLIVGLFELGNSADAFLVLRAQSLGASVLGILGMLVVFNLVYSVVSTPAGALSDRIPRKALIVGGWLAYAAIYLGIGLAGRGWTMWLLYAAYGAYYGAAYGTARALVADLVPAELRGTAYGAYSTVVGALDLPASVIAGALWDWFSPGAPFFLGAALALVAALALWAWRPGQANRSPAVRQ